The following proteins are co-located in the Phragmites australis chromosome 10, lpPhrAust1.1, whole genome shotgun sequence genome:
- the LOC133930322 gene encoding nifU-like protein 3, chloroplastic isoform X2 has protein sequence MRLFSPNLQQAAAAATSSPLPAALRKNSPSSLAHGRLSFSPTLQTSNHRGNRTGWAVRVFPLTEENVEMVLDEVRPSLMADGGNVALHEIDGLVVVLKLQGACGSCPSSTMTLKMGIETRLRDKIPEILEVEQIVDTETGLELNTDNVEKVLDEIRPYLSGTGGGSLELLQIDEYVVKIRISGLAAGVMTVRVSVTQKLREKIPSILAVQLTE, from the exons ATGAGGCTCTTCTCGCCTAATCTCCagcaagcggcggcggcggccaccaGCTCCCCGCTCCCCGCAGCTCTCCGCAAG AATTCTCCTAGCTCCCTCGCCCATGGCCGGCTCAGCTTCAGCCCCACGTTGCAGACGTCGAACCACCGTGGAAACCGAACAG GGTGGGCGGTGCGCGTGTTTCCCCTGACGGAGGAGAACGTGGAGATGGTGCTGGACGAGGTGCGGCCGAGCCTGATGGCCGACGGCGGCAACGTGGCGCTGCACGAGATCGACGGCCTCGTCGTCGTGCTCAAGCTCCAGGGAGCCTGCGGCTCCTGCCCCAGCTCCACCATGACGCTCAAGATGGGGATCGAGACTCGCCTCCGCGACAAGATCCCCGAGATCCTTGAAGTAGAACAGATCGTCGACACTGAGACCGGCCTCGAGCTCAACACCGACAATGTCGAGAAG GTACTGGATGAGATCAGACCATACCTGTCCGGCACTGGTGGTGGAAGCCTCGAGCTTCTTCAGATCGATGAATATGTCGTCAAAATTCGAATCAGTGGACTTGCAGCTGGTGTAATGACAGTACGTGTATCTGTGACACAAAAACTGAGGGAAAAGATACCTTCAATCTTGGCTGTTCAGCTCACAGAGTAG
- the LOC133930322 gene encoding nifU-like protein 3, chloroplastic isoform X1 — translation MRLFSPNLQQAAAAATSSPLPAALRKFSAQNSPSSLAHGRLSFSPTLQTSNHRGNRTGWAVRVFPLTEENVEMVLDEVRPSLMADGGNVALHEIDGLVVVLKLQGACGSCPSSTMTLKMGIETRLRDKIPEILEVEQIVDTETGLELNTDNVEKVLDEIRPYLSGTGGGSLELLQIDEYVVKIRISGLAAGVMTVRVSVTQKLREKIPSILAVQLTE, via the exons ATGAGGCTCTTCTCGCCTAATCTCCagcaagcggcggcggcggccaccaGCTCCCCGCTCCCCGCAGCTCTCCGCAAG TTTTCTGCACAGAATTCTCCTAGCTCCCTCGCCCATGGCCGGCTCAGCTTCAGCCCCACGTTGCAGACGTCGAACCACCGTGGAAACCGAACAG GGTGGGCGGTGCGCGTGTTTCCCCTGACGGAGGAGAACGTGGAGATGGTGCTGGACGAGGTGCGGCCGAGCCTGATGGCCGACGGCGGCAACGTGGCGCTGCACGAGATCGACGGCCTCGTCGTCGTGCTCAAGCTCCAGGGAGCCTGCGGCTCCTGCCCCAGCTCCACCATGACGCTCAAGATGGGGATCGAGACTCGCCTCCGCGACAAGATCCCCGAGATCCTTGAAGTAGAACAGATCGTCGACACTGAGACCGGCCTCGAGCTCAACACCGACAATGTCGAGAAG GTACTGGATGAGATCAGACCATACCTGTCCGGCACTGGTGGTGGAAGCCTCGAGCTTCTTCAGATCGATGAATATGTCGTCAAAATTCGAATCAGTGGACTTGCAGCTGGTGTAATGACAGTACGTGTATCTGTGACACAAAAACTGAGGGAAAAGATACCTTCAATCTTGGCTGTTCAGCTCACAGAGTAG
- the LOC133883271 gene encoding uncharacterized protein LOC133883271: MEESMDMHSKQDRKESVRRTIMEHDKVFRQQVHELHRLYHVQKSLMTGLGSENHSFQSRTEETHEMVQGSRPDLKSSPSTSDTNQSARLGNAQHSAPQQVPEHLSLQECKPGTCLSLFSEENATFEEGFHTERPAGSHKSVEGESWSASVESDLDLKLSISPSSHATKTPHWLFSGNRE, from the exons ATGGAAGAGTCAATGGACATGCATTCCAAACAAGACAGGAAGGAATCAGTTCGGAGAACAATCATGGAGCACGATAAGGTCTTCAGACAGCAG GTGCACGAATTGCATCGGTTATATCATGTACAGAAATCACTGATGACTGGATTAGGTTCTGAGAATCATAGTTTCCAATCTAGAACAGAAGAAACTCATGAAATGGTGCAGGGATCAAGGCCGGACCTCAAGAGTAGTCCTTCTACCTCAGATACCAATCAATCTGCTCGCCTTGGTAATGCACAACACTCAGCGCCCCAACAAGTACCTGAACATTTGAGCCTTCAAGAATGCAAGCCAGGAACCTGCCTAAGCCTCTTCAGTGAAGAAAATGCAACATTCGAAGAAGGATTTCACACAGAAAGACCAGCAGGCAGCCATAAATCAGTAGAAGGTGAAAGTTGGAGTGCCTCTGTGGAGAGTGATCTTGACCTCAAACTAAGCATCAGCCCCAGTTCACATGCAACAAAAACACCGCATTGGCTATTCTCAGGCAACAGGGAATGA
- the LOC133930047 gene encoding acetylajmalan esterase-like yields the protein MASAAAFLAFSLFALHLCCCHGQAADAGNGVTAIYSLGDSITDTGNLVKEAPPGMFETIKHLPYGVTFGYPTGRCSDGLLMIDFLAQDLGLPFLNPYLGKNKSFDHGVNFAVAGATAMDPADQFNRSIPVPFVANSLKVQLRWFKDFMKSSFATDGEIRKRLQNSLVLVGEIGGNDYNYAFFGNKEINEVEKLIPGVVRTIIDATKEVLEMGANRVIVPGNFPIGCVPGYLTMKAGSSEPSDYDSSGCLRELNLFAAKHNSRLQRAVADLKAAYPNASVAYADYFNSFLALLQNASSLGFDAASTRKACCGAGGGDYNFDRRRMCGAEGATACAEPSTYVSWDGIHMTQAAYRAMSSLIYHGRYLEPQILNFPEKYGQT from the exons ATGGCTTCCGCTGCAGCTTTCTTGGCTTTCTCCCTCTTTGCTTTACACCTCTGCTGCTGCCATGGGCAAGCTGCTGATGCTGGCAACGGCGTAACTGCAATCTATAGCCTTGGCGACTCCATCACTGACACGGGGAATCTGGTCAAGGAGGCGCCTCCTGGCATGTTCGAGACCATCAAGCACCTCCCATATGGCGTCACGTTCGGGTACCCAACTGGACGCTGCTCTGATGGCCTCCTCATGATCGACTTCCTGG CTCAGGATCTGGGTCTTCCTTTTCTGAACCCTTACCTAGGCAAGAACAAGAGCTTCGACCACGGCGTAAACTTCGCCGTCGCTGGAGCCACCGCgatggaccctgcagatcagtTCAACCGGAGCATCCCCGTCCCTTTCGTCGCCAACTCCCTTAAGGTGCAGCTTCGTTGGTTCAAGGACTTCATGAAGTCCAGCTTCGCCACAGATGGAG AGATACGCAAGAGGCTTCAAAACTCTCTGGTTTTGGTCGGGGAGATCGGAGGGAACGACTACAACTACGCCTTCTTCGGGAACAAGGAGATAAACGAGGTGGAGAAGCTGATCCCAGGGGTTGTTCGAACCATCATAGACGCCACCAAG GAGGTGCTCGAGATGGGCGCGAACAGAGTCATCGTCCCGGGCAACTTCCCCATCGGCTGCGTGCCGGGATACCTGACCATGAAGGCCGGCTCGTCGGAGCCGTCCGACTACGACTCGTCAGGGTGCCTCCGGGAGCTGAACCTCTTCGCCGCCAAGCACAACTCTCGGCTCCAGCGCGCCGTCGCGGACCTGAAGGCGGCGTACCCGAACGCGTCCGTCGCCTACGCCGACTACTTCAACTCTTTCCTCGCCCTCCTCCAGAACGCCTCGTCGCTCG GTTTCGACGCGGCGAGCACGCGGAAGGCGTGCtgcggggcgggcggcggcgacTACAACTTCGACCGGCGGAGGATGTGCGGCGCCGAGGGGGCGACGGCGTGCGCGGAGCCGTCGACGTACGTGAGCTGGGACGGGATACACATGACGCAGGCGGCGTACAGGGCCATGTCCAGCCTCATCTACCACGGGAGGTACCTGGAGCCGCAGATACTGAATTTCCCAGAGAAATATGGCCAGACATAG